From the genome of Acidobacteriota bacterium, one region includes:
- a CDS encoding restriction endonuclease subunit S, protein MGMATPRIISFTDLERWDVKYFLTKIKSKFPLVSLAEFVTEHNEKIRPYDSPRESFKILGVNNTNGIFHAYDAQGKDIKQPYKKVSAGDFAYNPYRINVGSIGRVPQEHDGAFISPAYVVFSVDKAVVLPEVFWFILKSAFFNQTLRAATAGSVRMNLTYPLLETLKIPIPPLSVQKKIVTYWESAVAEAIQLEDKSKATIDESMRIFIQELGLSMPKNQKSDKLIIGQWKDFDRWSVSYNQAASTIMDLTKGKFPIVELGAILDLVQYGTSEKTNSNGEGVCVIRMNNIVDGDLDISNLKHLKVSKVIEESLKLISGDILINRTNSKELVGKCAVFDKKETYIFASYLIRLRVDPEKADPHFVAFAINGPIGRLQINALSRQIIGQANINSTEIQSLKLPLPNLNVQQKLIKKTMQERLKAASLRAASKELLGKATSGVEQMLLGTRPVEDI, encoded by the coding sequence GTAAAATATTTTTTAACGAAGATAAAATCAAAGTTCCCTTTGGTGTCTCTTGCCGAATTCGTCACTGAACATAACGAAAAAATACGTCCTTATGATTCACCACGAGAATCCTTTAAGATACTTGGGGTGAACAACACTAATGGAATTTTCCATGCTTATGACGCACAGGGAAAAGACATCAAACAACCCTACAAAAAGGTCAGTGCGGGTGACTTTGCCTACAACCCATACCGTATAAACGTCGGATCAATAGGTCGGGTACCACAGGAACATGATGGCGCATTCATAAGTCCGGCTTACGTCGTTTTTTCGGTTGATAAGGCCGTCGTTCTTCCCGAAGTTTTTTGGTTTATATTAAAGTCTGCATTTTTTAATCAAACCTTGCGCGCCGCAACTGCTGGCTCTGTAAGGATGAATTTGACTTATCCGCTTCTTGAAACCTTAAAGATACCGATCCCACCACTTTCAGTTCAGAAAAAGATAGTGACATATTGGGAATCGGCTGTCGCAGAAGCTATCCAATTGGAAGATAAGTCTAAAGCCACCATAGACGAATCCATGCGAATTTTCATTCAAGAACTTGGCCTTTCTATGCCTAAAAACCAGAAATCTGATAAATTAATTATTGGGCAATGGAAGGATTTTGATCGATGGAGTGTAAGCTACAATCAAGCCGCAAGCACAATTATGGACCTCACAAAAGGTAAATTCCCCATTGTCGAATTAGGGGCAATTCTTGATCTCGTTCAATATGGGACAAGCGAAAAAACAAATTCAAATGGGGAAGGGGTTTGTGTTATCCGTATGAATAACATTGTTGACGGTGATTTGGATATATCAAATTTGAAACATCTGAAAGTATCAAAAGTTATCGAAGAAAGTCTTAAGCTTATCAGCGGGGATATTCTTATCAACAGGACAAATAGCAAGGAGCTTGTGGGTAAATGTGCTGTTTTTGACAAGAAAGAGACCTACATTTTCGCCTCGTATCTTATTCGATTGCGAGTAGATCCCGAAAAAGCTGATCCACATTTTGTTGCTTTTGCAATTAACGGTCCAATCGGTCGCCTGCAGATTAATGCCCTTAGTAGGCAGATCATTGGTCAGGCGAACATAAATAGCACAGAAATCCAGTCACTTAAGTTACCACTTCCAAATCTCAATGTTCAGCAAAAACTGATAAAAAAAACAATGCAAGAACGCCTGAAAGCAGCGTCGCTAAGAGCTGCATCAAAAGAACTATTGGGAAAAGCAACGAGCGGGGTCGAGCAAATGCTCCTTGGTACACGGCCCGTGGAGGATATTTAA